One genomic window of Thermorudis peleae includes the following:
- a CDS encoding response regulator transcription factor, with product MPTVLLVEDDETLRQTLRYTLERAGYQVDVVADGTEALRRVQTNAPDLVILDVMLPGLDGFEVCRVLRRSSTVPILMLTARDDEVDRVLGLELGADDYVTKPFSMRELVARVKALLRRREMLAAELRPTEGEAERIVFGPLVIDVAARRVWRDGQEVALKPREFDLLAYLVRHRGRVCSAEQLLRAVWGYHGYGDTRTLAVHIHGLREKLEADPRHPQLIETVRGVGYRVNADFASATPARS from the coding sequence ATGCCAACGGTGTTGCTCGTCGAAGATGATGAGACGCTCCGCCAAACGTTACGATACACGCTCGAGCGGGCCGGCTACCAGGTCGACGTCGTGGCTGATGGCACCGAAGCGCTCCGTCGTGTGCAGACGAATGCTCCTGATCTCGTGATCCTCGATGTCATGCTCCCTGGCCTTGACGGTTTCGAGGTCTGTCGTGTGCTGCGCCGCTCAAGCACGGTGCCGATCCTCATGCTCACTGCGCGTGATGACGAAGTTGACCGTGTGCTCGGCCTTGAACTCGGCGCTGACGATTACGTGACCAAGCCGTTTTCAATGCGCGAACTCGTTGCCCGTGTCAAGGCCCTGCTCCGGCGTCGCGAGATGCTCGCGGCTGAACTGCGTCCAACTGAGGGGGAAGCTGAACGCATTGTCTTCGGCCCACTGGTCATCGACGTCGCCGCACGGCGAGTTTGGCGTGATGGCCAGGAAGTTGCCCTCAAGCCGCGTGAATTTGACTTGCTCGCGTATCTGGTGCGTCACCGCGGACGAGTCTGTTCGGCTGAGCAGCTTCTCCGAGCGGTCTGGGGCTATCACGGCTATGGTGATACACGAACACTTGCCGTCCACATCCACGGTTTGCGAGAAAAGCTCGAAGCCGATCCACGCCACCCTCAGCTCATTGAAACTGTGCGTGGTGTCGGGTATCGCGTGAATGCCGATTTCGCATCCGCAACTCCTGCGCGTTCCTAG
- the dprA gene encoding DNA-processing protein DprA, with amino-acid sequence MGNERAYWLAFHLVYGISLRWIERLRTHFGDLALAWEADQAQLQQLGLRTSILERFRTLRQRLDPHQYLATVEAQGIRVLCYPDEAYPPRLREIPSPPLALFMRGELTPADDRAVALVGTRQATSYGQLVTQQLASELCQHGITIVSGLAYGIDRVAHEAALDAGGRSIAVFGTGVDVVYPRAHQRLAERLIKQGAILSEFPPGTRPIAENFPIRNRIISGLSLGVIVVEAPMRSGALITARFAAEQGRSVYAVPGPITSPVSQGTLALLKDGATPIGSARDILDDLQLEVRQLALPTPPAPSPASPHEAQILALLAHGPYHIDDLAAELGLGISQMNVLLLEMQLRGQVRHLGSQLYARA; translated from the coding sequence GTGGGGAACGAGCGAGCATACTGGCTAGCATTCCATCTCGTTTACGGGATCAGTCTCAGGTGGATCGAGCGACTCCGAACGCACTTTGGTGACCTTGCTCTGGCCTGGGAGGCGGACCAGGCGCAGCTGCAACAGCTTGGCCTTCGCACTTCCATTCTCGAGCGGTTCAGGACGCTGCGACAGCGGCTCGATCCACACCAGTATCTTGCGACGGTTGAGGCCCAGGGCATCCGCGTCCTCTGCTATCCAGACGAGGCATACCCGCCACGTTTGCGGGAAATCCCTAGCCCGCCCCTTGCACTCTTCATGCGCGGCGAACTCACGCCAGCTGATGACCGCGCGGTTGCTCTTGTTGGCACGCGGCAAGCAACGTCCTATGGCCAATTGGTCACCCAACAACTGGCGAGCGAGTTGTGCCAGCACGGCATCACGATCGTCAGCGGGCTAGCGTATGGCATTGATCGCGTCGCCCACGAAGCGGCACTCGATGCGGGAGGACGAAGCATTGCGGTGTTCGGCACCGGGGTCGATGTGGTGTACCCCCGGGCTCACCAGCGCCTGGCCGAGCGATTGATCAAGCAGGGGGCCATTCTTTCCGAGTTTCCGCCGGGAACACGGCCGATCGCAGAAAACTTTCCGATTCGCAACCGGATTATCAGCGGGCTCTCACTCGGCGTTATTGTGGTCGAGGCGCCGATGCGCAGCGGTGCACTGATCACTGCTCGCTTTGCGGCTGAGCAAGGCCGGTCAGTCTATGCCGTTCCTGGGCCGATCACATCACCGGTCAGTCAGGGAACGCTGGCGTTACTGAAAGACGGGGCAACGCCGATCGGCAGTGCCCGTGATATTCTTGACGATTTGCAGTTGGAGGTCCGGCAACTTGCGCTGCCGACGCCACCAGCACCGTCACCTGCATCGCCGCACGAAGCACAGATTCTTGCTCTGCTGGCGCACGGGCCGTACCATATCGATGATCTCGCAGCCGAGCTTGGGTTGGGTATCAGCCAGATGAATGTCCTGCTGCTGGAGATGCAGCTCCGAGGGCAGGTTCGGCATCTTGGCTCCCAGCTTTATGCGCGTGCGTAA
- a CDS encoding mannose-1-phosphate guanylyltransferase yields the protein MRLWTLIPAGGSGTRLWPASRKNWPKFLLPLPGPSSMLQSTWQRLAPLTTPEQTFVITGKAHVQAVREQLPMLPPDHVITEPEPRGTGPAIGLGAFLIARHDPTAIMGSFAADHYVADPAAFAKAVRAAIAAAEQGYLTTIGIPPRYPETGYGYIHLGEPLFEQNGLRVFRGRGFKEKPDLATARAFVASGEYVWNASMFLWRVDIFLEHLRALLPEVAETLAQITAVWDTPEREAVLAELWPRLPDVTIDTGIMERAEAIAVVPAEFGWADIGDWHGLAQLLAEHDGANITVNCEHVGVDTHATLMYGRKRLVVTLGIENLIIVDTDDVLLVCDRSRAQEVRAIVQELKRQGRTDIL from the coding sequence ATGCGATTGTGGACGCTGATCCCAGCTGGCGGGAGCGGCACGCGGCTCTGGCCAGCAAGCCGGAAAAACTGGCCAAAATTTCTCCTGCCGCTGCCCGGGCCATCTTCAATGCTCCAATCGACCTGGCAGCGTCTCGCCCCATTGACCACGCCCGAGCAGACCTTTGTGATTACTGGCAAGGCGCACGTTCAAGCCGTCCGCGAGCAACTGCCGATGCTGCCTCCTGATCACGTCATCACCGAGCCAGAACCACGCGGAACAGGCCCGGCGATCGGCCTCGGCGCCTTTCTGATCGCGCGCCACGATCCGACGGCGATTATGGGCTCGTTCGCGGCCGACCATTACGTCGCCGATCCAGCAGCGTTTGCCAAAGCGGTACGCGCGGCAATAGCCGCAGCAGAGCAAGGCTATCTAACGACGATTGGCATTCCTCCACGCTACCCGGAAACCGGGTACGGCTATATCCACCTTGGCGAGCCGCTCTTTGAGCAGAACGGGTTGCGTGTCTTCCGCGGCCGGGGTTTTAAGGAGAAGCCAGACCTTGCGACGGCCCGCGCCTTTGTTGCGTCAGGCGAGTACGTATGGAATGCCAGCATGTTTCTCTGGCGCGTCGATATATTCCTTGAGCACCTGCGCGCACTGTTGCCGGAGGTTGCCGAAACACTCGCCCAGATCACTGCCGTATGGGACACGCCAGAGCGCGAGGCAGTGCTCGCTGAACTCTGGCCGAGGCTCCCTGATGTCACGATTGATACGGGTATTATGGAGCGTGCTGAGGCAATCGCGGTCGTGCCAGCCGAGTTCGGCTGGGCGGATATTGGCGACTGGCACGGGCTGGCGCAGTTGCTTGCTGAGCACGATGGTGCCAACATCACCGTCAACTGCGAGCATGTGGGGGTCGACACGCATGCTACGCTCATGTATGGACGGAAACGACTCGTGGTTACACTCGGCATCGAGAACCTGATCATCGTCGACACTGACGATGTCTTGCTCGTCTGCGATCGCTCACGTGCGCAAGAGGTGCGAGCGATCGTCCAGGAGCTGAAGCGTCAAGGTCGTACTGATATCCTTTAA